From Struthio camelus isolate bStrCam1 chromosome 21, bStrCam1.hap1, whole genome shotgun sequence, one genomic window encodes:
- the LOC138061864 gene encoding inner centromere protein-like yields the protein MRGNLQSATEDKLGEDLATERRRLSPVKLPGLNMDASLAQQCLGMQPSERSKVSRAHSATEGSFKALQERQPKEGMSKESGKGGKEVCYLCMQQEERRLQAARREELARRHRAPLEANISKTEKKKTTEESRESLRSYCPTPPASVRRRQYDRELQERKEAWGKEPKRKPAQLSLQHHKSLPARQSHRQLEVAKAWWQEPKNRGEQNPCKAHSEEQLHCMGGKMPLQPRRRNH from the exons atgagaggaaatctgcagtcggctacagaggacaagctgggagaagacctggctacAGAGAGAAGGAGGCTTTCACCTGTGAAGCTACCTGGGCTCAACATGGACGCCAGCCTAGCCCAGCAatgcctgggcatgcagccctccGAGAG ATCAAAGGTTTCACGAGCACACTCGGCCACTGAGGgctccttcaaggctctccaaGAACGACAACCCAAAGAAGGCATGTcgaaggagagtgggaaaggaggtaaa GAAGTCTGCtacctctgcatgcagcaggaggaacgacgCCTCCAGGCAGCGCGGCGGGAAGAGCTGGCgag gagacaccgagctccactggaagccaatatttctaaaacagagaaaaagaagactacagaagaaagcagagagtcCCTG aGATCCTACTGCCCCACTCCTCCAGCCTCCGTCAGGAGAAGGCAGTATGACAGAGAGctccaggagaggaaagaggcatggggaaaggagccaaagcgtaaaccggcgcagctctccctccagca ccacaagtccctgccagcaaggcagagccaccgtcagctagaggtggctaaagcctggtggcaggagccaaagaacaggggagagcaaaacccctgcaaggctcacagcgaggagcagctgcactG caTGGGCGGGAAGATGCCTTTGCAGCCCCGGAGGAGAAATCactag